One genomic window of Desulfomonilia bacterium includes the following:
- a CDS encoding thiamine pyrophosphate-dependent enzyme: protein MNRQERAAAIAKYGCIDNAIAAHAIPQFVDISVSEAIVLGLLKQGVTKFCAIFGHGTTDIAEVLRVYEEAGLVRTFNVRHETAGAHAITVLKMVTGETAAMITSIGPGAMHAFAGSLAAASNGAGVWHIYGDETTQDEGFNMQQIPGNEQGLFLKMMSHMGRAYSVYEPWSVVSALRAGAITTSAQFAQPFFMLAPMNVQPVILRNFNLAELPERVDIPLLECADTNIFLDAVEAVKAARKITIKIGQGARGCGREIIELANLIDAAIVSGPNASGIVPYSEKRYMTVGGSKGSISGNFAMNEADLVIIIGARAVCQWDCSGTAWKKAKTIINFNINPVHAFHYNKTIAITGDAKSNLRAFIESLTETCAGKKEGAWTKAIMKKRAEWTAFKNERYSCTGLVDAAWKRKVLTQPVAIKTVCDFADAAGAIKLFDAGDVQANGFQIVEDKVEGQTFTDTGASYMGLASSGVLIGAMSDVYPVAFCGDGSFMMNPQILIDGVQHGAKGMIVIFDNRRMAAITGLQYAQYSKEYKTNDTVAVDYVAMANSVKGVKGIFGGYTVKELKKALAEAHAFKGLSLVHVPVYNGPDELGGMGVFGDWNVGNWCERVQVEHHKIGL from the coding sequence ATGAACAGACAGGAACGAGCAGCCGCGATAGCCAAATACGGCTGCATAGATAATGCGATTGCCGCTCATGCGATCCCACAGTTTGTCGACATCAGTGTATCTGAAGCGATCGTTCTGGGTCTTCTGAAACAGGGCGTTACAAAGTTCTGCGCCATATTCGGTCACGGCACGACTGACATAGCGGAAGTTCTAAGGGTCTATGAAGAAGCAGGCCTTGTAAGGACCTTTAATGTCAGGCATGAAACGGCGGGTGCACATGCCATAACGGTGCTTAAAATGGTGACCGGAGAGACCGCTGCCATGATCACCTCCATAGGTCCCGGCGCCATGCATGCATTTGCGGGTTCGCTGGCCGCAGCATCCAACGGTGCCGGCGTATGGCATATCTACGGAGATGAGACCACTCAGGACGAAGGCTTCAACATGCAGCAGATTCCCGGAAACGAACAGGGTCTGTTCCTTAAAATGATGAGCCATATGGGCCGGGCGTATTCAGTTTATGAGCCATGGTCAGTTGTTTCAGCCCTCAGGGCCGGCGCCATAACAACAAGCGCCCAGTTTGCACAGCCGTTCTTCATGCTGGCGCCAATGAATGTGCAGCCTGTCATATTAAGGAATTTCAACCTTGCGGAACTGCCTGAAAGGGTTGACATCCCCCTTCTCGAATGCGCCGATACCAATATTTTTCTCGATGCGGTCGAAGCCGTGAAGGCTGCACGTAAGATAACAATAAAGATAGGTCAGGGTGCCAGGGGCTGCGGCAGAGAAATAATCGAACTCGCAAACCTGATCGATGCGGCTATCGTTTCCGGACCTAACGCATCAGGAATTGTCCCCTATTCGGAGAAACGCTACATGACGGTCGGAGGCTCGAAGGGTTCCATCTCAGGTAATTTCGCAATGAACGAGGCCGATCTGGTAATAATCATAGGCGCCCGGGCTGTCTGCCAGTGGGACTGCTCCGGAACCGCGTGGAAAAAGGCAAAAACCATAATCAACTTCAACATCAACCCCGTCCACGCCTTCCACTACAATAAAACGATAGCAATCACAGGTGACGCAAAGTCAAATCTCAGGGCATTCATTGAATCCCTGACCGAGACATGCGCAGGAAAAAAAGAGGGCGCATGGACAAAGGCCATTATGAAAAAACGTGCGGAATGGACCGCTTTTAAAAACGAACGTTATTCCTGTACCGGGCTTGTTGATGCTGCCTGGAAACGAAAGGTGCTCACACAGCCTGTCGCAATAAAGACAGTCTGCGACTTTGCCGATGCTGCAGGTGCAATCAAGCTGTTCGATGCAGGAGACGTACAGGCAAACGGATTCCAGATCGTGGAAGATAAAGTCGAAGGCCAGACCTTCACGGACACAGGCGCTTCATACATGGGCCTTGCATCTTCAGGTGTGCTGATCGGCGCCATGTCTGATGTGTATCCAGTAGCCTTCTGCGGAGACGGCAGTTTCATGATGAACCCTCAAATCCTGATCGACGGCGTCCAGCACGGGGCAAAAGGCATGATAGTCATTTTCGACAACCGCAGGATGGCGGCGATAACGGGCCTGCAATACGCCCAGTACTCGAAGGAATATAAAACAAACGATACCGTGGCTGTCGATTATGTGGCAATGGCTAATTCGGTCAAGGGTGTCAAAGGCATATTCGGAGGATATACTGTTAAAGAACTTAAAAAAGCACTGGCCGAGGCTCATGCGTTCAAAGGGCTTTCTCTTGTCCATGTGCCTGTTTATAACGGCCCTGATGAACTTGGAGGCATGGGTGTTTTCGGAGACTGGAATGTCGGCAACTGGTGTGAACGCGTACAGGTGGAGCATCACAAAATAGGCCTTTAA
- a CDS encoding Gfo/Idh/MocA family oxidoreductase yields MINVALVGLGRIADVHYPGYVGNKDAQILAVCDTNEATALRRKAEWNIRKHYTSFDEVLADNEIDAVEILTPTMMHAEMTIKALAAGKHVAVQKPMANTLAEADAMIAAAKKAGKILKVSDNYVFYPPTLLAKKLMEDGEIGTPHNIRIKLISGGSGGWEVPSSAWAWRVKEGQEGRGLQTFDHGHHLWATTWFLLGDIERVASWIDYVDDGVIDSPAVIMWKHKDGMKYGMCEYTYGNDLAIPSKYYGNDEWIEISGTKGILIINRCTGLLREGPAVSLFNGSWKHFDAPDDWGEGFKGSTLNFINTILGKEKPLLSAEEGRYILKFSIAIQKSNRLHREVYLSELDSKVPALVACFNRARNIYKKMPKKNVFEMLGIGGNTEQYAAQAEKLTKELAERFNPAAAEGWSTVMGLQLTPEGSAPSMKFTMRVKDGKAELTEGSLPDDAVFTISIPAGTWAAILLKKKKVEMAFMQGKLKIQGKSEEALKLKAAFGL; encoded by the coding sequence ATGATCAATGTGGCTCTTGTAGGTCTGGGCAGGATAGCGGATGTCCATTATCCCGGCTATGTCGGAAACAAGGATGCGCAGATTCTTGCAGTCTGCGATACGAATGAGGCTACCGCCTTGAGACGAAAAGCCGAATGGAACATTCGAAAACATTACACCAGCTTTGATGAGGTACTTGCTGATAATGAAATAGATGCGGTCGAGATACTGACACCTACAATGATGCATGCTGAAATGACGATAAAAGCGCTTGCCGCTGGCAAGCATGTAGCTGTCCAGAAACCGATGGCAAATACCCTGGCCGAGGCTGACGCCATGATAGCCGCCGCAAAAAAGGCCGGTAAGATTCTCAAGGTCTCAGACAACTATGTCTTCTACCCGCCCACCCTGCTGGCAAAAAAGCTGATGGAAGATGGTGAAATAGGGACGCCGCATAATATAAGGATAAAGCTCATAAGCGGAGGCTCGGGCGGCTGGGAGGTTCCCTCATCCGCATGGGCATGGCGGGTCAAGGAAGGCCAGGAAGGCAGAGGTCTCCAGACATTCGACCACGGCCATCACCTCTGGGCCACTACATGGTTTCTTCTTGGCGATATTGAAAGGGTGGCATCATGGATAGACTATGTTGACGATGGAGTGATAGACAGTCCGGCCGTTATAATGTGGAAGCACAAGGACGGCATGAAATACGGGATGTGCGAATATACATACGGAAACGATCTTGCAATACCTTCCAAATATTACGGCAATGATGAATGGATTGAAATCAGCGGCACAAAAGGCATCTTAATAATCAACCGCTGTACGGGCCTGCTCAGGGAAGGACCTGCCGTGAGCCTTTTCAACGGTTCATGGAAGCATTTCGACGCACCGGATGACTGGGGCGAGGGTTTCAAAGGCTCGACGCTCAATTTCATCAATACGATACTCGGAAAGGAAAAGCCGCTGCTCTCAGCGGAAGAAGGCAGATATATCCTGAAGTTTTCCATTGCCATACAGAAATCAAACAGGCTTCACCGCGAGGTATATCTGTCGGAACTCGATTCAAAGGTGCCTGCGCTTGTTGCATGTTTCAATCGTGCCAGGAATATATATAAAAAAATGCCGAAGAAGAATGTATTCGAGATGCTGGGCATAGGCGGCAACACAGAGCAGTACGCCGCTCAGGCTGAAAAGCTCACGAAGGAGCTTGCGGAAAGATTCAATCCTGCGGCCGCCGAGGGCTGGTCAACGGTAATGGGCCTTCAGCTGACACCTGAAGGAAGCGCTCCTTCCATGAAATTCACAATGAGGGTAAAGGACGGCAAGGCCGAGCTTACGGAAGGTTCGCTCCCGGACGATGCTGTGTTTACCATTTCAATCCCGGCGGGAACATGGGCCGCCATCCTTCTGAAAAAGAAAAAGGTCGAGATGGCCTTTATGCAGGGTAAACTTAAGATCCAGGGCAAGAGCGAAGAAGCCCTTAAGCTCAAGGCCGCATTCGGACTTTAA
- a CDS encoding methylglyoxal synthase: MTYNTIKMSKKKKIALVAHDNKKVEMLEWAKFNKILLAQHKIFATGTTGRLLEEVLGIKVNKLQSGPLGGDQQIGAMIVGGEIDFMIFFWDPLEPMSHDTDIKALLRMAAVWNIPIACNRSTADFMISSPLMDEDYERIVPNYSDYQNRKIEH; the protein is encoded by the coding sequence GTGACATACAATACGATAAAAATGTCGAAGAAAAAAAAGATCGCCCTCGTCGCCCATGACAACAAGAAAGTCGAAATGCTCGAGTGGGCAAAATTCAATAAAATTCTTCTGGCCCAGCATAAAATATTCGCAACAGGTACGACAGGGAGGCTCCTTGAGGAAGTCCTCGGCATCAAAGTAAATAAGCTTCAGAGCGGCCCGCTGGGAGGCGACCAGCAGATAGGCGCGATGATAGTAGGCGGAGAAATCGATTTTATGATTTTTTTCTGGGACCCCCTTGAACCCATGTCCCATGATACCGATATCAAGGCTCTTTTAAGAATGGCCGCTGTCTGGAACATTCCGATTGCCTGCAACCGCTCGACCGCCGATTTCATGATATCGTCACCGCTTATGGATGAAGACTACGAAAGGATAGTGCCCAATTATTCGGATTATCAGAACAGGAAAATAGAGCACTGA
- the rpsP gene encoding 30S ribosomal protein S16, which produces MSLSIRLTRCGAKKKPFYRVVVLDSRTRRDGRSLDIVGFFNPKNREESINLDMEKIKFWVEKGGRMSPAVKKLVKEKGITA; this is translated from the coding sequence ATGTCATTAAGCATCAGACTGACCCGTTGCGGCGCAAAGAAAAAGCCCTTTTACAGGGTAGTTGTACTGGATTCGAGAACACGCAGGGACGGCCGCTCCCTTGATATAGTCGGTTTCTTTAATCCCAAGAACAGAGAAGAAAGCATCAATCTCGATATGGAAAAGATAAAGTTCTGGGTCGAAAAGGGTGGTCGCATGTCACCTGCAGTAAAAAAACTCGTAAAAGAAAAAGGGATTACTGCCTAA
- a CDS encoding KH domain-containing protein: protein MLKDIIEYIAKALVDDPEAVQVTEIEGEVTSVIELRVAKPDLGKVIGKEGRTARAMRTILTAASTKIRKRAVLEIIE, encoded by the coding sequence ATGTTGAAGGATATTATCGAATATATCGCCAAAGCGCTCGTTGACGATCCGGAAGCTGTTCAGGTCACCGAAATAGAAGGTGAAGTTACCTCGGTAATAGAACTCAGGGTGGCAAAACCAGACCTTGGAAAAGTAATCGGAAAAGAAGGCCGTACCGCCCGCGCAATGCGCACCATCTTGACCGCGGCCTCAACCAAGATCAGGAAAAGGGCCGTCCTGGAGATTATTGAATAA
- the rimM gene encoding ribosome maturation factor RimM (Essential for efficient processing of 16S rRNA) — MGHDVLAVGRVKAPNGLKGKMWITPLGDTFNQYDQYIIGEKGPSRKLISLEKRKNGFVLQLEGITGISQVEELQGQNIYVSRELLPETEDNEFYWDDLIGMKVVDIKDRELGEIFSIIPTGSNDVFVVDKIKQHMIPWTVSVVKEISIEKNVMTVDIESLEEILDLT; from the coding sequence ATGGGACATGATGTCTTAGCCGTTGGAAGGGTAAAGGCCCCTAACGGCCTGAAGGGCAAAATGTGGATTACCCCGCTCGGGGACACATTCAATCAGTATGACCAATACATAATCGGTGAAAAAGGTCCATCAAGGAAACTTATATCCCTCGAAAAAAGAAAGAATGGTTTCGTTTTGCAGCTTGAAGGCATAACCGGCATTTCACAGGTCGAAGAGCTTCAGGGACAGAATATATATGTAAGCCGCGAGTTGCTGCCGGAGACGGAAGATAATGAATTTTACTGGGATGACCTTATCGGCATGAAGGTGGTTGATATAAAAGACCGTGAACTGGGCGAAATCTTTTCCATTATCCCGACAGGCAGCAACGATGTATTCGTCGTTGATAAAATCAAACAGCACATGATCCCATGGACAGTAAGCGTAGTAAAAGAAATATCGATTGAAAAAAATGTAATGACCGTAGATATTGAAAGTCTCGAAGAGATCCTCGACCTGACCTGA
- the trmD gene encoding tRNA (guanosine(37)-N1)-methyltransferase TrmD, with the protein MTINIITLFPGMFNGIFEESIIKRAVSKGLASINLTDLRKFGEGPHKVVDDTPYGGGGGMVIKPGPVADALSSYSEKGHVILTTPRGSLFTQADALRLSRMDIITIICGHYEGIDERVTELFVDEELSIGDYVLTGGEIPAMTIADAVIRLIPGVLGMDTTITGDSHYDGLLEHPHYTRPPEFMGKKVPEVLLSGDHENIRLYRRKMALLKTKHQRPDLFNSYTFNKLDRKLSEEE; encoded by the coding sequence ATGACAATCAACATAATTACACTCTTTCCCGGCATGTTTAACGGCATCTTCGAGGAGAGCATAATCAAGCGGGCTGTTTCAAAAGGACTTGCCTCAATTAACTTGACGGATCTAAGAAAGTTCGGAGAAGGTCCCCATAAAGTAGTGGATGACACCCCTTATGGAGGCGGCGGCGGAATGGTCATAAAACCTGGTCCTGTTGCCGATGCCCTGTCATCATATTCCGAGAAAGGCCATGTGATTTTAACCACACCAAGAGGCTCGCTTTTTACCCAGGCCGATGCCCTGCGTTTGAGCCGTATGGATATAATAACGATAATCTGCGGCCATTATGAAGGCATTGATGAGAGGGTGACGGAATTGTTCGTAGACGAAGAACTATCAATCGGAGACTATGTGCTGACAGGCGGCGAAATACCCGCAATGACAATTGCCGATGCGGTCATACGCCTTATACCGGGCGTGCTTGGTATGGACACAACCATCACCGGTGATTCCCATTATGACGGTCTTCTGGAGCACCCGCATTATACCAGGCCTCCCGAATTCATGGGCAAAAAGGTCCCGGAGGTACTGCTTTCAGGAGATCATGAAAATATCCGCCTTTACAGAAGAAAGATGGCGCTACTCAAAACAAAACACCAGCGCCCTGATCTTTTCAACTCATATACATTTAACAAGCTGGACAGAAAACTTTCTGAGGAAGAATGA
- a CDS encoding RNA methyltransferase yields the protein MMLSIALLHYPCMDKNGEEVTTAITNLDLHDLARVCLTYGIDKLYIVHPYQVQRDFAEKIMSHWRTGYGGHYNPLRKKAFEVVRLAESIDEIKADDNPLIVVTSARGYNKTISWIELKKRINTENICLVFGTGWGLAESFLEKADAVVEPIDAGTGYNHLSVRSAVSIAIDRLLGR from the coding sequence ATGATGCTGAGCATAGCCCTTCTGCATTATCCCTGCATGGATAAAAACGGCGAAGAAGTCACAACCGCCATTACAAACCTGGATTTGCATGATTTGGCAAGAGTTTGCTTGACATATGGCATAGATAAGCTCTATATCGTTCATCCGTATCAGGTTCAGCGTGATTTTGCCGAGAAGATAATGTCTCACTGGCGCACGGGTTATGGAGGACATTATAACCCGCTGAGGAAAAAGGCCTTTGAGGTTGTCAGACTGGCGGAAAGCATTGATGAGATAAAGGCTGATGATAATCCGCTGATAGTGGTTACATCCGCAAGAGGTTATAATAAAACCATCTCGTGGATTGAGCTCAAAAAAAGGATTAACACAGAAAATATATGCCTGGTTTTTGGAACAGGATGGGGATTGGCAGAGAGTTTTTTGGAAAAAGCGGATGCTGTCGTCGAACCGATTGATGCAGGGACAGGCTATAACCACCTGTCGGTCAGGTCGGCGGTATCCATAGCAATAGACAGGCTTCTAGGGAGGTAA
- the rplS gene encoding 50S ribosomal protein L19 — MGYVEEFEKEQMKSELPELRIGDKVKVSTRIIEGTKQRTQVFEGTIIGRHRGTNRETVTVRKVSHGVGVERVFPVHSPNVEKIEVITHTKVRRAKLYFLRELKGKSARLKELTQ, encoded by the coding sequence ATGGGTTATGTGGAAGAGTTTGAAAAAGAGCAGATGAAAAGCGAACTGCCGGAACTCCGGATAGGAGATAAGGTAAAGGTCTCCACAAGGATTATCGAAGGTACCAAACAGCGTACACAGGTGTTTGAAGGTACGATCATCGGCAGACACAGGGGAACAAACCGGGAAACGGTAACCGTAAGAAAAGTTTCTCACGGGGTTGGAGTTGAAAGGGTATTCCCAGTGCATTCACCAAATGTGGAGAAGATTGAAGTCATCACCCATACAAAGGTAAGAAGGGCGAAGCTTTACTTCCTCAGGGAACTTAAAGGTAAATCTGCAAGGCTCAAGGAGCTTACACAGTAG
- a CDS encoding ribonuclease HII — MALEEGLLTRGVWPLCGIDEAGRGPLAGPVVAASAVISPASPLRNLVKDSKKLSPSKREHLYELLINSDDVSCGIAMVDEHIIDKINILKATMMAMEQSFNNLNIKPVYALVDGNKKPNLSCECIPVVGGDATEPSISAASIIAKVTRDRYMSDMDGLYPGYGFRIHKGYPTKAHYSAIRLLGPCPIHRKSFKGVLCDAFRI; from the coding sequence ATGGCTCTCGAAGAGGGTCTATTAACCAGAGGGGTATGGCCCCTCTGCGGTATTGACGAAGCAGGAAGAGGACCGCTGGCCGGTCCTGTTGTTGCCGCTTCCGCAGTAATCTCTCCCGCGTCGCCGCTCAGGAATCTCGTCAAAGACTCAAAGAAGCTCAGCCCGTCAAAGCGGGAACACCTTTATGAACTGCTTATAAATTCAGATGATGTCAGCTGCGGCATCGCCATGGTGGATGAACACATAATTGATAAGATCAATATCCTGAAGGCGACGATGATGGCGATGGAACAATCTTTCAACAATCTTAACATCAAACCTGTTTATGCACTCGTTGACGGCAATAAAAAACCAAACCTGTCCTGTGAATGCATCCCTGTTGTCGGAGGAGATGCAACCGAACCCTCGATCTCAGCAGCCAGTATTATTGCAAAAGTAACAAGAGACAGGTATATGTCTGACATGGATGGTCTTTATCCGGGTTACGGCTTCAGGATCCACAAGGGCTACCCTACAAAAGCCCATTATTCAGCAATACGTTTACTTGGCCCCTGCCCTATTCACAGAAAATCATTCAAAGGAGTTCTTTGCGATGCATTCAGGATCTGA
- a CDS encoding YraN family protein encodes MHSGSEMNSMETDSKSLIKTFFNRIRRAGIINKSTTVEKGRSGEETAVSYLKKNRLSIIKRNFRWYGNEIDIVARDKDCIVFIEVKASSSDSYDHPLMWIDETKQKRIIRASEGFLVSNRISGSPVRFDVLAIDAAGKISHIKDAFRA; translated from the coding sequence ATGCATTCAGGATCTGAAATGAACTCCATGGAGACCGACAGTAAATCCCTGATAAAGACCTTTTTCAACCGGATCAGAAGAGCCGGCATAATAAATAAAAGTACAACCGTCGAAAAAGGCCGCTCAGGCGAAGAAACCGCTGTCTCGTATCTTAAAAAAAACAGGCTGTCGATTATCAAAAGAAATTTCAGATGGTATGGAAACGAGATCGACATTGTTGCAAGGGACAAGGATTGCATTGTCTTTATAGAGGTCAAGGCAAGTTCTTCAGACAGTTATGACCACCCGCTTATGTGGATCGACGAAACAAAACAGAAACGAATAATCAGGGCGTCCGAAGGATTCCTTGTATCAAATAGAATATCAGGTTCACCTGTCAGGTTTGACGTCCTGGCAATAGATGCTGCAGGGAAAATAAGCCATATTAAGGATGCATTCAGGGCATAG
- a CDS encoding Mut7-C RNAse domain-containing protein has protein sequence MHSGHRQQFICDCNLGRLAKWLRILGFDTLYMKNMRGVIMEAERSAGRIILTRSVKLSSQRDFFLIKSDHIAEQIKEVDDKFSLKTQLRPFSLCFICNEPLVSADNSMAAGHVPEYVLSTTDSFSNCPKCNRFYWQGSHTNRVMETIHNILE, from the coding sequence ATGCATTCAGGGCATAGACAACAGTTCATATGCGACTGCAATCTTGGCAGGCTTGCAAAGTGGCTGAGAATATTGGGGTTTGATACATTGTATATGAAGAATATGAGAGGAGTCATCATGGAAGCTGAACGTTCGGCTGGCAGGATAATACTGACCAGATCGGTAAAACTATCCTCTCAGAGAGATTTTTTCCTTATAAAATCAGACCATATTGCCGAACAGATAAAAGAAGTGGACGATAAATTTTCCCTGAAGACTCAATTAAGGCCGTTTTCTCTCTGCTTTATATGCAACGAACCCCTTGTATCAGCAGATAATTCAATGGCAGCCGGCCATGTTCCGGAATATGTATTAAGCACAACCGATTCGTTCAGCAACTGTCCCAAATGCAACAGATTCTACTGGCAGGGAAGCCATACAAATCGTGTCATGGAAACAATACATAACATACTGGAGTAG